Proteins from a single region of Enoplosus armatus isolate fEnoArm2 chromosome 6, fEnoArm2.hap1, whole genome shotgun sequence:
- the il34 gene encoding interleukin-34: MVQLFTSVCLLGGLLGLFLLAPAQMAPTPASMCTPLKTINDSLSHRRRYMKHNFPINYTIRVHQNEVFKLSNISRMRLQVEGLDELVLQRLWFQVYQGVLKKIIRVMPERHPSRQYTAELERRFWDAEGVFVQAHPAEVFQQELPETIQDTWDHLTEEPDRVPESSWRFASPKSLLDNFCHTMLCLFSECFASTEEQQDYCGVSYWRKGRKKDLQPES, translated from the exons ATGGTCCAACTGTTCACCTCAGTCTGCCTGCTGGGAGGCCTTTTGG GCCTGTTTCTGCTAGCGCCTGCTCAGATGGCCCCGACACCAGCCAGCATGTGCACACCCTTGAAGACGATCAACGACAGCCTCAGCCACAGGCGACGGTACATG aaacacaacttcccCATTAACTACACCATCAGGGTTCATCAAAACGAAGTCTTTAAACTGTCAAACATCAGTAGAATG AGGTTACAGGTGGAAGGGTTGGATGAGCTGGTCCTCCAGAGGTTGTGGTTCCAGGTCTACCAAGGCGTGTTAAAAAAG ATCATCCGGGTTATGCCAGAGAGACATCCTTCACGCCAGTACACCGCTGAGTTGGAGAGACGCTTCTGGGATGCAGAGGGAGTCTTTGTACAGGCGCATCCTGCTGAG gtgttcCAGCAGGAGCTTCCAGAGACAATCCAGGACACTTGGGATCACTTAACAGAAGAGCCTGACAGAGTGCCAGAGTCCAGCTGGCGATTTGCTTCCCCGAAATCCCTCCTGGACAACTTCTGCCACACCATGCTCTGCCTGTTCAGCGAGTGCTTTGCCAGcacagaagagcagcaggact ACTGTGGTGTTTCTTATTGGAGGAAAGGCAGGAAGAAAGACCTACAGCCTGAAAGCTGA